The genomic interval GGCGACTGGTCGATGCTCACCGCCACGGGCGACTGCGGCGCGGCGCTCTGGCCGCTGAGCCCGGCGTCGCGCCAGAACGGGCGGTCGTAGACGGTCACCACGCGGAAGATGGCGCCGGCCGGCATGCCGCGCATGAGGTGCCCGTACGCGTCGGGCAGCGGCGGGTCGTACTCGATCTCCCCCGCCAGCACGGGCGGGGCGGTGACGATGACGTACCCGGCGCGCACCGTCACGCCGTCCGCCACCACCTCCACGCCCCCGTCCGTGTGCGCGATGCGGCGCACCGGCGCGGAGGTGTGCAGCGCGCCGCCCAGCTCCTCGCCCAGGCGGCGGGCGACCTCGGGCGTGCCGCCGCCGTCCACCAGGTGCGTCTCGGTGATGGATGCGTCGATGTAGTAGAGGAAGCCGTCGCCACGCCCGCCGCGGGCCAGCACCATGCCGCCCAGCAGCGAGACGAGCGACAGGTCGGACGAGAAGAGCAGCCCCAGCGTGGTCCGCAGCAGCGTCCGCGCGCGCTCGGACGGCACGTTCCACCACGACGAGATCCACCCCTCCAGCGTCTGCGCGTCCAGCTCGCGCGCGCCGGGCGCGTCCCACGGGCGGTCCAGGGGCAGCCCGGCGGCCATCTCGTTCAGCCGCGCGTACGCGATGCCCAGGCACGCCAGGGCCCACCACCAGGCGGGGTCGGAGGCCAGCTCGCCGAACTTCGCGTTGCGCCCGTCCAGCCGCATCAGCAGGTCGCCGTCGTCGTACTGCGGGTAGACGCCCAGGCCCACCTTGCCCACCAGGTCGAACATCCGCGCCTGGTCCTTTCCCAGCCACGTCCCGCCCACCGACACGGTGGTTCCGTCGCCGAGCGTCTTGCCCCACACCCTGCCGCCCACGCGGCCGCGGGCTTCCAGCACGGCGACGGTTCTGCCCTCGCTTACGAGGTGGCGTGCGGCGGCAAGGCCGGCGAACCCCGCGCCCACCACGCACACGTCTACATCGCGCTCGATCATCTGCCCGCCTTCATTGCAGGAAGGAATGCACGGCCACGTGGATGCGAGGGAGAAGATGCCGGCGGCCGTGCCCGCGCACAACGCTCACGTGAGACGCGGACGTGAGATGCGGCGCGGCGCGAAAGAACGGCGTTCGGGCGATGCGAATCTCCAGAGGAGCGAGATCGGTCGATCGGAATCGCCACAAGGGAGGGCTTCGGGCGATTCGCATCTCTGGAGGAGGGTGGGAGCGCGGACGAAGGTCGTGGGAGGACACGAAACGAGAAGCGCGCTGCCCCGGGTGGGCGGCGCGCTCCGATCGTCGTCCCGTCCGGTGGCGGAGGGTTACCGCAGGCCGCCGCGGTCTTGGCTGCCGCGCAGATGGTCGTCGCCCAGCGCACGTCGCCGCTGTGGTGCACGTCGGCCTCCTCGCGGCGCCGCTCTCCTTGCCTCCGCCGTGCAGGCCGGATAGGTTTGCGGAGTTGTCAGAAGCGAGGAGGGCCTATCGGAAGCCGGTGTGAATCCGGCGCGGCCCCGCCACTGTGAGAGGACCGGCGCATGCGCCGGACAGGCCCGCTCCGCGGAGGGATTCGTCCCGCCGTGAACGCCACTAGGACCCAGCGAGGTCCCGGGAAGGCGAGCGACGCTGCCTCGAGCCAGGAGACCGGCCCCCTTCGCTCCCGCACGCAGCCCCCTCGCGGGAGGGGAGCGGGGTCCGATCCGGCCGGCGAAGCGCCCCACGCGGGGCGTGCGTCTCCCCATCGTGCCCGTTCCCTCTCCCGTTCAGACACGGGAAAAAGGACGGGCATTCTTGTTTTCGGCAGCCATCCGCGAGCGGACGGTCGGGCGGCGCGGCGCGGCATGGGTCGCGGCGCTGGCCCTGCCGTGCGCGCTGGCGGCGTGCGGCGGGACGGGAGATGCGAAGCGGGCCGTATCCGCATCTCCCGACAGCGCCGTGTCCGTCGTGGACGACGCGGGGCACACCGTCACGCTGCCGCACCCCGCACGCCGCATCGTCTCCCTGGTCCCCAGCGCGACGGAGACGCTGCTGGCGCTGGGGGCGCGTGGCGCGCTCGTCGGCCGCAACGACTTCGACAAGGGGATGGGGATCGACTCGCT from Longimicrobiaceae bacterium carries:
- a CDS encoding FAD-dependent oxidoreductase, encoding MIERDVDVCVVGAGFAGLAAARHLVSEGRTVAVLEARGRVGGRVWGKTLGDGTTVSVGGTWLGKDQARMFDLVGKVGLGVYPQYDDGDLLMRLDGRNAKFGELASDPAWWWALACLGIAYARLNEMAAGLPLDRPWDAPGARELDAQTLEGWISSWWNVPSERARTLLRTTLGLLFSSDLSLVSLLGGMVLARGGRGDGFLYYIDASITETHLVDGGGTPEVARRLGEELGGALHTSAPVRRIAHTDGGVEVVADGVTVRAGYVIVTAPPVLAGEIEYDPPLPDAYGHLMRGMPAGAIFRVVTVYDRPFWRDAGLSGQSAAPQSPVAVSIDQSPPSPTTDAPPPRGILSSYAIGPKAVEMAAMDPDRRKELWLRELAVRFGDEAAGRPLDYVETDWSAEEWSKGGMISHFAPGVLTSYGQVLHEPHGRIYWAGTERATEMHGLMEGAVRSGEQAAQKIVHRLRGE